GGCATCCCCAGTGCCACGCGTCAGATGCGGAGCTGTCCCCAGCGGCCCGCATCAGCGGCCCCCGCTGAGTCCCCACTCGCCGGGGCCGCGCCCGTCTTCCCGGCGAATGCGCCATATGCCCGAGAATACGAGAAAGGCGGCCACCCGCAGGTGACCGCCTTCTTCGACTAGTTCTGTCTCAGAGCGCGAGGTGCTGTCGCACGGTGCTCGCGAGCGACTCGGCGTGGGAGTGCGCGGTCTCGGCATCCGCCGCCTCGACCATCACACGCACGAGCGGCTCGGTGCCCGACTTGCGCAGCAGCACCCGGCCGGTCGTGCCCAGCTTCGACTCGACGTCTTTGATCGCGTCCTGCACGCCGGCGTGATCCGAGACGGCGTCCTTATCGACGTCCTTCACGTTGATCATCACCTGCGGGTAGACCGTCATGATCGAGGCGAGCTCGGCGATCGACTTCTTCTGACGCGCCATCTCGGCGACCAGATGCAGACCGGTGAGCAGGCCGTCGCCGGTGGTGGCGAACTCGCTCATGATCACGTGACCCGACTGCTCGCCGCCGAGCGAATAGCCGCCCGCGGTCATGTCCTCGAGCACGTAGCGGTCGCCGACCGCGGTCTGGCGCACCGTGATGCCCTGCTCGCGCATGGCGACGTGCAGACCGAGGTTGCTCATCACCGTGGCGACCAGGGTATCGTCGACCAGCTTGCCGCGGCTCTTCATCGCCACCGCGAGGATCGCCATGATCTGGTCGCCGTCGATGATGTTGCCCTCGGCGTCGATGGCGAGGCAGCGGTCGGCGTCGCCGTCGTGGGCGATGCCGACGTCTGCCCCGACGCGGATGACCTCCGCAGCGAGCTTGTCGAGGTGGGTCGATCCG
The window above is part of the Microbacterium sp. nov. GSS16 genome. Proteins encoded here:
- the glmM gene encoding phosphoglucosamine mutase yields the protein MALFGTDGVRGLANGQLLTAELALHLAQATAVVLGQGRIADARRTVGKRLTAVVARDPRISGHFLSAAVEAGLASSGVDVLDAGTLPTPAAAFLISDVDADFGVMISASHNAAPDNGIKIFARGGVKLPDVVEQRIEETIHSREKLQPTGGDVGRVIRFADAEDRYVMHLLASLPHRLDGIHVVLDCANGAASGASPEVFAAAGAKVTVIGADPDGLNINDGVGSTHLDKLAAEVIRVGADVGIAHDGDADRCLAIDAEGNIIDGDQIMAILAVAMKSRGKLVDDTLVATVMSNLGLHVAMREQGITVRQTAVGDRYVLEDMTAGGYSLGGEQSGHVIMSEFATTGDGLLTGLHLVAEMARQKKSIAELASIMTVYPQVMINVKDVDKDAVSDHAGVQDAIKDVESKLGTTGRVLLRKSGTEPLVRVMVEAADAETAHSHAESLASTVRQHLAL